Genomic window (Rhododendron vialii isolate Sample 1 chromosome 4a, ASM3025357v1):
CCTTTTAAGATTACAAATATGTTGGTGTTCCAATTTAACGGAGGCTAACCCAGATGAATTGCGCAACCTCATGTCCCTTCAGGAGCTGAAATTGAGAAGGTGTAACTCACGATGGGAGAGGTGTTGGGAGGAGGCACAATTCTGTTTGACCTGCTTTTCAACGTTGATTATAGGTCCCTTCTCAGAGGAGCTTGATTATTTCCCCTGGCCAGAGGTTGAGATGGTCAAAACTCAAGACCCGCAACATTACCCATTCATGTTCCTAGAATCTCTATCTTTAGAGGGATGGCCAAAGCTCAAGTTCCTTCCCGATCAACTTCGGCACCTCACTTCCTTACGAAAGCTGGAAATTAGTGATTTCAATGGGTTGGAAGCTCTACCAGAGTGGTTGGGTAACTTTTCATCTCTTGAATCATTGACGCTCAGGTTGTGCATGAATCTGACGAGGTTGCCCTCACTGGAAACATTTCGACTTCTCAAGAATTTACAATCTCTGGCTATATTCCGTTGTCCACTTCTAAAGAAAAGATGTGAAGAAGAAAGGGGAGAAGAGTTGTCGAAGATTGCCCATATTCCATCGCTTGAAATACGCGGTAACTTGTCCAATGGCTCATTTTtataacctctctctctctctctctcatttttgtgTATCTATCTGTGATATTTTCCGGCTGCATATGTGGAGAATACATAGAAGTGTCATCTAACCTAACTTCTTTGGCATGATGTATTGGGCTTTCAGATACTTGTTTTCCATGGAGATGAAGTGATAAACCATTAAAAGTCACTTGCCAACCATGTAACCCCTCACTTTCTGCGTTTCCTTTAGTTTGCAGTTTCTAATTAATATCTCTGGTCAATGTGAATAATTTGTTCAATAAACTTATTGATATTTCACATCCAGCTGTTTTATTTATGAGACATCTGGTGATGACGGAAGAACAG
Coding sequences:
- the LOC131322165 gene encoding uncharacterized protein LOC131322165 translates to MYIGEETGAEFNSCLRSLRELSVESCYELRCLPKGLLRPTLLRLQICWCSNLTEANPDELRNLMSLQELKLRRCNSRWERCWEEAQFCLTCFSTLIIGPFSEELDYFPWPEVEMVKTQDPQHYPFMFLESLSLEGWPKLKFLPDQLRHLTSLRKLEISDFNGLEALPEWLGNFSSLESLTLRLCMNLTRLPSLETFRLLKNLQSLAIFRCPLLKKRCEEERGEELSKIAHIPSLEIRECLGCNMLDMWNSRHHLGSQKSHSKKFTKFFFSPEFCADLVEIF